A window of the Electrophorus electricus isolate fEleEle1 chromosome 11, fEleEle1.pri, whole genome shotgun sequence genome harbors these coding sequences:
- the nanp gene encoding N-acylneuraminate-9-phosphatase: MLCIRVIFLGSNDVDSLRKTHVSMEKRKISAIVFDLDNTLVDTAGSGQVAFKKVCELLKGKVEHANVDDICKRFTQKLLTEVFDPSGDRSIDEVRINHWQDALHESTVDPSQGLASDCYYTWKTTRLQTLALSPEVLALLEELRSSYKLLLLTNGDTQTQREKIEAVRCEGLFNSVVVGGEHAEQKPAASIFTHCFELLGVEPQDCVMVGDSLDTDVQGGFNAGVRATVWINKGGRAPPENAAKPDYTISSVLDLPNILADLK; encoded by the exons ATGCTATGCATCCGAGTTATTTTCCTGGGCTCAAACGACGTTGACAGCCTCAGAAAAACACACGTCAGCATGGAAAAACGCAAGATATCAGCAATAGTCTTCGACCTGGACAACACGCTTGTTGATACAGCAGGATCCGGTCAGGTGGCCTTTAAGAAG GTCTGTGAACTGCTGAAGGGTAAAGTGGAACATGCAAACGTTGATGACATCTGTAAGCGGTTTACACAAAAACTTCTAACGGAAGTATTTGATCCATCAGGAGACCGATCAATCGACGAAGTGCGGATAAACCACTGGCAGGATGCTCTCCACGAAAGCACTGTGGATCCCAGCCAGGGGTTGGCCTCAGACTGTTACTACACATGGAAGACCACACGCCTCCAGACACTAGCTTTATCTCCTGAAGTACTGGCCCTGCTGGAAGAGCTGAGGAGCTCCTACAAGCTACTGCTGCTAACCAATGGGGACACCCAGACTCAAAGGGAGAAGATAGAGGCAGTGAGATGCGAGGGACTGTTTAACTCTGTGGTAGTCGGGGGGGAACACGCTGAGCAGAAGCCGGCAGCCTCCATTTTCACGCACTGCTTTGAGCTTCTGGGGGTGGAGCCGCAGGACTGTGTCATGGTGGGAGACTCTCTAGACACAGATGTCCAGGGTGGCTTTAACGCGGGGGTCCGAGCTACAGTGTGGATTAACAAGGGAGGACGCGCTCCTCCAGAGAACGCTGCAAAACCAGATTACACCATTTCCTCTGTGTTGGACTTGCCAAACATTTTAGCTGATCtgaaatga
- the polr1b gene encoding DNA-directed RNA polymerase I subunit RPA2: MDFSPKWSGLHTAPSLKHLTEAGFGVPKEQQHAAVQGLVVAHIDSFDQAVTDGLSRVVQAIPPMEFVHKRDRITLSFVEAAIQNPTVAKGGICNDVRVYPAECRGRKCTYRGKLVADVSWSVNGIPKGIIKQSLGQVPIMVKSKLCNLHGLSPKELIEHHEEAEEMGGYFIVNGIEKVIRMLIMPRRNYPIALARPKFKSRGQGYTQYGISMHCVREEHTAINMNLHYLDNGTVMLNFIYKKELFFLPLGFALKALVDFSDYEIYQELIKGREDNSFYKSCVAEMLRLVMEEGCISKEKVLNYLGERFRVKLNLPDWYTHEQCAKFLLDECLCIHLKSDTEKFYMLCLMTRKLFAFAKQECMEENPDSLMCQEVLTPGQLYLMFLKERMMSWLVSVKLALDKRSHRVGGLTVDSLNRIFNMGTDVTKAFEYLLATGNLVSKTGLGMLQSSGLCVVADKLNFIRYLSHFRCVHRGAAFAKMRTTAVRKLLPESWGFLCPVHTPDGEPCGLMNHLTAHCEVVAPAFSTSTLPALLCSLGVTPVDGTPSQPYSCCYPVVLDGALIGWVEKELVTSLIESLRRFKVLREKKVPPWTEIVLVPHTGKASLYPTLHLFTTPCRMVRPVLNLALGKEELVGTFEQLYLNVGIFESEITPGVTTHQELFPHSMLSVVASFIPFSDHNQSPRNMYQCQMGKQTMGFPLHSYKERSDNKLYRLQTPQSPLVRPLMYDYYNIDNYPIGTNAIVAVISYTGYDMEDAMIVNKSSWERGFAHGSVYKTELVDLSEKVKGDDGVVFGTKPGDSKVMDKLDADGLPPIGAVLNYGDPFYSYINLNTDQTTVVFYKNQERCMVDNIKVCSNDAGTGRFKRVCITMRVPRNPTIGDKFASRHGQKGILSRLWPAEDMPFSESGITPDILFNPHGFPSRMTIGMLIESMAGKSAALHGLCHDATPFTFSEENPAIEHFGLMLKAAGYNYYGTERLYSGLNGTELEADIFIGVVYYQRLRHMVSDKFQVRTTGARDKVTNQPLGGRNVQGGIRFGEMERDALLSHGSSFLLHDRLFNCSDRSVAQVCVDCGSLLSPLLEKPPPHWSSTRHRKTICMLCKKSNSIDTVAVPYVFRYFVAELAAMNIKVKLDIK, from the exons ATGGATTTTTCTCCGAAGTGGAGCGGTTTACATACTGCTCCAAGTCTGAAACACCTCACAGAAGCTGGATTTGGTGTTCCCAAAGAACAGCAACACGCGGCTGTACAAGGTCTGGTGGTCGCGCACATCGACTCATTTGATCAGGCCGTCACAGATGGACTGAGTCGTGTGGTTCAA GCCATTCCTCCTATGGAGTTTGTGCACAAGAGGGACAGAATCACTCTGTCGTTCGTGGAAGCTGCTATCCAAAATCCCACAGTCGCCAAAGGAGGAATATGCAACGATGTTCGCGTCTATCCTGCCGAGTGTCGAGGAAGGAAGTGTACGTATCGAGGGAAGCTGGTG gcagaTGTTAGTTGGTCAGTGAATGGGATTCCTAAAGGAATTATTAAACAGTCTCTGGGCCAAGTGCCCATTATGGTGAAGTCCAAACTGTGCAACCTCCATGGCCTTTCGCCTAAAGAGCTTATAGAGCACCATGAGGAGGCAGAG GAAATGGGAGGCTATTTTATAGTGAACGGTATCGAGAAAGTGATCCGCATGCTCATCATGCCAAGGAGGAACTATCCCATTGCCTTGGCAAGGCCCAAGTTTAAAAGCAGAGGACAGGGTTACACTCAGTATG GAATTTCGATGCACTGTGTGAGAGAAGAGCATACAGCCATTAACATGAACCTTCACTACCTTGACAATGGAACTGTCATGTTAAACTTCATTTATAAAAAAGAGCTCTTTTTTCTTCCCCTGGGCTTTGCTCTTAAG GCCCTGGTGGACTTTTCGGACTACGAGATCTATCAGGAGCTGATAAAGGGGAGAGAGGATAACTCCTTCTACAAGAGCTGCGTGGCCGAGATGCTGCGCCTGGTAATGGAAGAAGGTTGCATAAGCAAAGAGAAGGTGCTCAACTACTTGGGCGAGCGCTTCCGGGTCAAACTCAACTTGCCAGACTGGTACACACATGAGCAGTGTGCTAAATTCCTTCTAGA TGAATGCCTGTGTATTCACCTGAAGTCAGATACAGAGAAGTTCTACATGCTTTGCCTGATGACGCGCAAGCTGTTTGCCTTTGCCAAGCAGGAGTGTATGGAGGAGAATCCAGACAGTCTAATGTGTCAGGAGGTCCTGACGCCTGGACAGCTCTACCTCATGTTCCTCAAG gAGAGAATGATGAGCTGGCTGGTGTCAGTGAAACTGGCCTTAGATAAGCGGAGCCACAGAGTGGGAGGACTGACCGTAGACAGCCTGAACAGGATCTTTAACATGGGCACAGATGTCACGAAGGCCTTCGAGTACCTGCTGGCTACAGGCAACCTCGTGTCCAAGACAG GTCTGGGCATGCTACAGAGCAGTGGGCTATGCGTGGTGGCCGACAAGCTGAACTTCATCCGCTACCTGTCGCACTTCCGCTGCGTGCACCGAGGGGCTGCCTTCGCCAAGATGAGGACCACGGCAGTGCGTAAGCTGCTGCCTGAGTCCTGGGGGTTCCTGTGCCCTGTGCACACTCCGGACGGCGAGCCGTGTGGCCTGATGAACCACCTGACGGCCCACTGCGAGGTCGTGGCTCCGGCCTTCTCCACCAGTACCCTGcctgctctcctctgctctcttg GTGTAACTCCAGTGGATGGTACCCCCAGTCAGCCATACTCCTGCTGCTACCCTGTAGTCCTGGATggggctctgattggctgggtagAGAAAGAACTCGTCACCTCACTGATTGAGTCTCTCCGCAGGTTCAAG GTGCTTAGGGAGAAGAAAGTGCCCCCCTGGACTGAGATTGTCCTGGTTCCCCACACAGGCAAGGCCAGCCTGTACCCGACCCTCCACCTGTTCACCACGCCCTGCCGCATGGTACGGCCCGTTCTCAACCTTGCCCTCGGCAAAGAGGAGCTTGTGGGCACCTTTGAACAG CTGTACCTTAACGTGGGGATATTTGAGAGCGAGATCACGCCAGGCGTGACCACTCACCAGGAGCTCTTCCCCCACAGCATGCTCAGTGTGGTGGCCAGCTTCATCCCCTTCTCAGACCATAACCAGAGCCCCAGGAACATGTACCAGTGCCAGATGG GTAAACAGACTATGGGTTTTCCTCTGCACTCGTACAAGGAGCGCTCTGATAACAAACTATACCGCCTGCAAACCCCCCAGAGTCCTTTGGTCCGACCACTGATGTACGACTACTATAACATAGACAACTACCCCATTGGTACAAACGCCATTGTGGCTGTTATTTCCTATACAGGCTATGACATGGAGGATGCCATG ATTGTGAACAAGTCGTCATGGGAACGTGGCTTTGCCCATGGCTCTGTCTATAAGACGGAACTGGTGGACCTGTCagaaaaggtcaaaggtgatgACGGTGTGGTATTTGGCACTAAGCCAGGAGACTCTAAAGTGATGGACAAGCTGGATGCAGATGGACTTCCCCCTATAGGGGCAGTGCTGAATTATGGAGACCCTTTTTACAGCTATATCAACCTCAACACTGACCAGACCACTGTCGTATTCTATAA GAACCAGGAGAGATGCATGGTGGACAACATCAAAGTGTGTAGCAACGACGCCGGCACGGGCCGCTTCAAGCGTGTCTGCATCACCATGCGGGTGCCACGCAACCCCACCATAGGAGACAAGTTCGCCAGCAGGCACGGCCAGAAGGGCATCCTGAGCCGCCTGTGGCCAGCCGAGGACATGCCCTTCAGCGAGAGCGGCATAACCCCAGACATCCTGTTCAACCCACACGGCTTCCCCTCACGCATGACCATCGGCATGCTCATTGAGAGTATGGCGGGCAAGTCAGCGGCCCTCCATGGCCTGTGCCACGATGCCACGCCCTTCACCTTCTCCGAGGAGAACCCCGCCATCGAGCACTTCGGACTCATGCTGAAGGCGGCCGGGTACAATTACTACGGCACCGAGCGCCTCTACTCCGGCCTCAACGGAACGGAGCTGGAAGCCGACATCTTCATCGGCGTGGTTTACTACCAGCGGCTGCGCCACATGGTTTCTGATAAGTTCCAGGTGAGGACGACGGGAGCGAGGGACAAGGTGACCAATCAGCCGCTGGGCGGGAGGAACGTGCAGGGCGGCATCCGTTTCGGGGAGATGGAGCGGGACGCCCTGCTGTCACACGGCTCGTCCTTCCTCCTTCACGACCGGCTCTTCAACTGCTCGGACCGCTCGGTGGCCCAGGTGTGCGTGGACTGTGGCAGCCTGCTCTCGCCCCTGCTGGAGAAACCACCACCTCACTGGTCTTCTACACGCCATCGCAAGACCATCTGCATGCTGTGTAAGAAGAGCAACTCCATTGACACGGTGGCTGTACCCTACGTGTTCCGCTACTTTGTGGCTGAACTGGCAGCGATGAACATCAAAGTTAAACTAGACATAAAATGA